One Agelaius phoeniceus isolate bAgePho1 chromosome 8, bAgePho1.hap1, whole genome shotgun sequence genomic region harbors:
- the TM2D1 gene encoding TM2 domain-containing protein 1 isoform X2, whose product MAARSGAAEVLVLLLLCFSALEGAAGSEPPLKCEELRLGQYMCDEPKIDNSTQEPMNCTNHTAYVQCLPAPNITCKDHLGIEKVFSGREVGFYKAIECRNVNGYSYKVAVALSLFLGWLGADRFYLGYPALGLLKFCTVGFCGIGSLIDFILISMQIVGPSDGSSYIIDYYGARLTRLSITNATFRKMQTYP is encoded by the exons ATGGCCGCCCGGAGCGGCGCGGCTGAGGTGCTGGTCCTGCTTCTCCTCTGCTTCTCAGCCCTGGAGGGAGCAGCGGGCTCGGAGCCGCCGCTCAAATGCGAGGAGCTGCGGCTGGGGCAATAT ATGTGTGATGAGCCTAAAATAGACAATAGCACACAAGAACCAATGAATTGCACAAATCACACAGCATATG TTCAATGTCTGCCAGCACCAAATATTACTTGCAAAGATCACCTTGGCATAGAGAAAGTCTTTTCGGGACGTGAAGTTGGATTTTACAAGGCCATTGAGTGTCGCAATGT AAATGGATACTCCTACAAAGTGGCAGTGGCTCTGTCCTTATTTCTTGGATGGTTGGGAGCAGATAGATTTTATCTAGGATATCCTGCATTAG gtTTGTTAAAGTTCTGCACTGTAGGGTTTTGTGGAATTGGGAGCCTAATTGATTTCATACTTATTTCAATGCAG ATCGTTGGCCCTTCCGACGGCTCCAGCTACATCATCGATTATTACGGGGCCAGGCTGACCCGGCTCAGCATCACCAATGCAACCTTCAGGAAAATGCAGACCTACCCCTAA
- the TM2D1 gene encoding TM2 domain-containing protein 1 isoform X1 — protein MAARSGAAEVLVLLLLCFSALEGAAGSEPPLKCEELRLGQYMCDEPKIDNSTQEPMNCTNHTAYVQCLPAPNITCKDHLGIEKVFSGREVGFYKAIECRNVNGYSYKVAVALSLFLGWLGADRFYLGYPALGLLKFCTVGFCGIGSLIDFILISMQIVGPSDGSSYIIDYYGARLTRLSITNATFRKMQTYP, from the exons ATGGCCGCCCGGAGCGGCGCGGCTGAGGTGCTGGTCCTGCTTCTCCTCTGCTTCTCAGCCCTGGAGGGAGCAGCGGGCTCGGAGCCGCCGCTCAAATGCGAGGAGCTGCGGCTGGGGCA GTATATGTGTGATGAGCCTAAAATAGACAATAGCACACAAGAACCAATGAATTGCACAAATCACACAGCATATG TTCAATGTCTGCCAGCACCAAATATTACTTGCAAAGATCACCTTGGCATAGAGAAAGTCTTTTCGGGACGTGAAGTTGGATTTTACAAGGCCATTGAGTGTCGCAATGT AAATGGATACTCCTACAAAGTGGCAGTGGCTCTGTCCTTATTTCTTGGATGGTTGGGAGCAGATAGATTTTATCTAGGATATCCTGCATTAG gtTTGTTAAAGTTCTGCACTGTAGGGTTTTGTGGAATTGGGAGCCTAATTGATTTCATACTTATTTCAATGCAG ATCGTTGGCCCTTCCGACGGCTCCAGCTACATCATCGATTATTACGGGGCCAGGCTGACCCGGCTCAGCATCACCAATGCAACCTTCAGGAAAATGCAGACCTACCCCTAA